A stretch of DNA from Cloacibacillus sp.:
AAGACTGAACTTGCCACATAAACCACCGCGTATTGCCTGGCATAGGGTAAAATCGTCTCTGTCGCCCCAAGTCCAAGCAATACATGATCCAGGCGGCATTCAATGCCAATAATTACGATAGTGCCAAAAATAAGGCTGGAATACAGCGCCGTCGAAGCGACACGCCCCGCCTCTTTCCCTCTCCCCTCCCCAAGCAGCCGGGACAGATAAGACGCCGCACCGCCGCCAAACATCACGGCTATCCCCACAAGAGCCTGACCGAGAGGGAACGCGACGGAGACGGCTCCCATCTGACTTGTGCCAAGACCTCCGACAAAATAGGCGTCGATGAGGTTATAAAACCCCGTTACCAACATGCCAATCATCGTCGGTACTCCCATTTTTAAAAGCAGCGCCGGTATCGGAGCCTCCCGCAGCATTTTGATTCTCGCTTCGCCGTTCATCTCTGACAATACTCCCTTCTAACTCTGGTTACAGGTAAAAACACATGTTACCGGCCCCTGCGCAGGCCCGTGATAACAAGTTTGGGAATGACCTGATAGGTCGTATCGACGGAACAGACAGCCCTCCCGACCGCCAGCTTCACGGCGTTTTCCTGTTTTTGGAGCCGTCTGGAGCCGGCTATTGTCAAAACGACATTCGTATGAAGGCCGGACCTTACAATACGCAGTTCCTTGACCTGGGCCGACGCGTCAAAAACTTTCACTGCCCGTTCCGCTTCGGCGGTTACAGCCTCTGCCGCGGCGGGATCCTCCACCAAAAGGTCGGTTTGAATCGTGGCGTCGCAGTCCATATTGGCAAATAGCCGATATGATATCTCCTGCGCCGCGGCGTTCAGGTCGAAGCAGCTATCGTCGCCGCGCCCCTCTATGTGCATGGAGACCGCGTAGCGTCCCAGCCCGTAATCATGGATCAACAGATCGTTTATCCCATATACGGCTGGATAACAGGCAGCACAGGAGATGATCTTATTCTCCAAACTTTTGTCGGGGAACTGCCCCATCAACCGACCCGCCACCTCAACCATCGCCTTGGAACCGGAGAAGATGATAAAGAAGGAGACGAGAAGCCCGCACCAGCCGTCGATATACCATCCCGTAAGCCGTTCCGCGATCAAAGAAAACAGAATGGCCAAGGTTGCCGCCATATCGCCGATACAGTCGGCGGCGGCTTTCATGGAGGCGGAATCTATCGCCGTCCCTATTTTTTTGTTGTAACGGTACATATATAACTTCACCAGGACAGAGCAGGTAAGAACCGCCGCCGTTACGGCGCCGCAGCTGACAGACTGCGGAATATGAATCGCGGACAGGGACTTTTTGGCCAGCACCCCGCCAACCATAATGACCGCGATAGAAGATAAAAAACCCATCAGCCACTCATAACGCCCATGGCCAAAACGATGGTTCTCCCCCGCGCCAACTCCGGCGAGACAGAAACCGATGAATGAGGCGATGGAAGAGACCGCATCCGATAAATTATTAAATCCGTCGGCTACGATCGCTGTGGAACCGCTTACGAGACCGGAGAAGAGCTTGACGCCAAACAGCAGGAGGTTGAAAAAGATGCCGACGCCGGAGCATAGCTTTGCATAAGCCTCCTGGACGGCGGGAGAATCTGTATTTTCGCTATCTTTTATCCAGCGCCTGATAAGAAATGAGATCATCCGCCGTAACACCTCCGTTCCGTTTCACAAACTTTTGCAGGGCTTCAAAAGTTCTATCGCTTACAACGTGCTCCATAGCTCCCGCGTCAAGTCTTGCGGTCTCCGCGGGAATCCCCAAAAACCGAATAAGAAAAATTTGAATGACAGAAAAACGGCCGTACAATCTATTCGCGGCCTCAAATCCCCTCTCTGTCAGACAGACGTCGTTGTCCAGTACGGCAACGTAATCCTTTTTCACAAGTTTTTTCACCATATTGCTAACACTCGGCCGGGAAATTTTCAGACTTGCCGCGATATCCGCTTCCCTGACCTTACCCTGTCTTTGATGGAGCAAAAGAATCGCCTTCAAATAGTTCTCGCCGGAATATCTTAACGACACGTGACCACCTCCTTTTTTGAGTAAATTTCCTCACTGAATATTACGACTCCGCACCCAGCTTGTCAATAAATAAATTTACTCACTAAAGAGGCATAAAAATGCCGGAACATGTACCATGGGCAAAGTTCCGGCGTTGATTTTAGGATTTATTATTTTTCGGAGGCGGACCGCAGAGAACTCCGCTGATGAAAGGAATCACGGGAAATCCCCAATACGCGGGCAAACATATCATATGTAAAATCCAGGAACGAGGCCATATAATCACCTGTGTTGACGGGGGGGATTTTATGATGGAACGTATGGACCAGCCCGAAAATCAAAAAACGGGCGGCGGCGGAAGCGTCGTCAACATTGAATGCCTTTTCGTCCGCCCCCTGCTCTATGATCGGGGTTATAACGGATACCCACTGTTCCGCGACATTATCTATATAGATGGCGCGTATATCCTCCCCCTCGTTATAGCGGGACTCAAAATCTCGGTGACTCATGGCAAATTCAAAAATTCGTTTTATCACAAGCTCTAATTTTTCCGCGGCGGGCATCTCCTTTGAGATCGGGACCTCTAATTGCTCCGCCATTTTCATTGCGTAATATTCGGAGGCGGCGGAAAAAATTTCCGTCTTGGATTTAAAGTAGCGGTAGCAAAGCCCCGGCGAGACGTTCATTCTGTCCGTTATATCCTGAACGGTCATATTATCGTAGCCTTTTTCCGCAAGCAGTTCCAGCGCCGTTTCAATAATTTCCCGCCGCCGTTCCTCCGGCTCTTTGCTGATCCGCGGTCTCCTGGGGCTGTTGCGCGCCCGCCGTTCCCTCATGGCCGATGAATCGTCCGTCTGCCTCATGTTCGCACCTCCGCGTAATTATAAATGAGTAAATAAATTCATTATCGCCATTTTTATATTTATGTCAAGGTTTAATCAGAGGCGGTCGCATTCCTCACGTTCTCATGCAACGGCAGACGGCTGTTGATCTATGCGTTTGCCATGATTTGTGTAATTATGTATTTCACAAAATCATGTTTAAGATGATACAATAGGGTGTTATTAAAAATACTTTTGCAGAGGGGTACGATCTAATGCGTTATGTTGGAACCGTTTCAAGGGGGATACGCCTCCCGGTCGTCACCAGGGGCGCCGATATTGTAAAGATCATATCCGACAGCATAATCAATGCGGCGGAATCGGAAAGAGATAAATTCGAGATGAGGGACCACGATATCATCGGCGTTACGGAGTCGCTCGTGGCGCGCTCACAGGGCAATTACGTGACGCTGGAGGACATTTCAAACGACGTCGCGAAGAAGTTCCCCGCGGGGGACGTCGCGGTGATCTGCCCGATACTCTCGCGCAACCGCTTCCACCAGCTGCTCCGCGGCATGGTGAAGGGGATAAAGGGCCATGTGCACGTCATCCTCACCTATCCCTCGGACGAGGTCGGCAACCAGATCATCGAGCCGATGAACTATTACCTCAACAGCGCGAAACTCTCCGGCGAATGCTTTGACGAAAAAGAATACTACGATATATTCGGAGAATGCAAGCATCCCTTCACAGGCGTCGACTACGTACAGCTCTATAAGAGTATCGACCCCGGGCGCGTCAGCGTGCATTTCTCAAACAATCCGCTCTCGGCGCTCAAGTTCGCGAAGCAGGTGATCGTCGCCAGCATCCACGCCCGCCAGATCCACCGCGACATTCTTGAAAAGGGCGGCGCGGAGAGGGTCGTGACGATGGACCAGATATGCAGCGAACCGGCGCGTCCCGGCGCGGGCTACAACGAAGATTACGGCCTCTTGGGCTCCAATTACACGAACGACGAGTCCGTCAAGCTTTTCCCGCACGACTGCGGCGAGTTTGTCAACAAACTCCAGGCGGAGCTCAAAGAGCGCACAGGGAAAGATGTCGAGGTGCTGGTCTACGGCGACGGCGCCTTCAAAGATCCCGTCTGCGGCATCTGGGAGCTCGCGGAC
This window harbors:
- a CDS encoding cation diffusion facilitator family transporter, coding for MISFLIRRWIKDSENTDSPAVQEAYAKLCSGVGIFFNLLLFGVKLFSGLVSGSTAIVADGFNNLSDAVSSIASFIGFCLAGVGAGENHRFGHGRYEWLMGFLSSIAVIMVGGVLAKKSLSAIHIPQSVSCGAVTAAVLTCSVLVKLYMYRYNKKIGTAIDSASMKAAADCIGDMAATLAILFSLIAERLTGWYIDGWCGLLVSFFIIFSGSKAMVEVAGRLMGQFPDKSLENKIISCAACYPAVYGINDLLIHDYGLGRYAVSMHIEGRGDDSCFDLNAAAQEISYRLFANMDCDATIQTDLLVEDPAAAEAVTAEAERAVKVFDASAQVKELRIVRSGLHTNVVLTIAGSRRLQKQENAVKLAVGRAVCSVDTTYQVIPKLVITGLRRGR
- a CDS encoding metal-dependent transcriptional regulator, with protein sequence MSLRYSGENYLKAILLLHQRQGKVREADIAASLKISRPSVSNMVKKLVKKDYVAVLDNDVCLTERGFEAANRLYGRFSVIQIFLIRFLGIPAETARLDAGAMEHVVSDRTFEALQKFVKRNGGVTADDLISYQALDKR
- a CDS encoding TetR/AcrR family transcriptional regulator; the encoded protein is MRQTDDSSAMRERRARNSPRRPRISKEPEERRREIIETALELLAEKGYDNMTVQDITDRMNVSPGLCYRYFKSKTEIFSAASEYYAMKMAEQLEVPISKEMPAAEKLELVIKRIFEFAMSHRDFESRYNEGEDIRAIYIDNVAEQWVSVITPIIEQGADEKAFNVDDASAAARFLIFGLVHTFHHKIPPVNTGDYMASFLDFTYDMFARVLGISRDSFHQRSSLRSASEK
- a CDS encoding coenzyme F420-0:L-glutamate ligase, whose translation is MRYVGTVSRGIRLPVVTRGADIVKIISDSIINAAESERDKFEMRDHDIIGVTESLVARSQGNYVTLEDISNDVAKKFPAGDVAVICPILSRNRFHQLLRGMVKGIKGHVHVILTYPSDEVGNQIIEPMNYYLNSAKLSGECFDEKEYYDIFGECKHPFTGVDYVQLYKSIDPGRVSVHFSNNPLSALKFAKQVIVASIHARQIHRDILEKGGAERVVTMDQICSEPARPGAGYNEDYGLLGSNYTNDESVKLFPHDCGEFVNKLQAELKERTGKDVEVLVYGDGAFKDPVCGIWELADPVVSPGYTDGLNGMPKEIKFKYVADNVGEKDPTAAVEEAIRAKNRLDKFGHSTLGTTPRRLTDLVGSLCDLTSGSGDKGTPVIYIQGYFDNYLDD